A stretch of Balaenoptera ricei isolate mBalRic1 chromosome 9, mBalRic1.hap2, whole genome shotgun sequence DNA encodes these proteins:
- the LOC132371315 gene encoding whey acidic protein-like → MRCLASLALTLLALKAALALAPALTLPGQAVCPELSSSEEDSCTISCVNDENCPQGTKCCARSPCSRSCVVPLIVPVPKAGRCPRVRAPPAPKLCLERNECSRDDQCMENQKCCFSSCARRCTVPTTGGSKCSLGQFPKYGPLRQQRHLVVSDGST, encoded by the exons ATGCGCTGTCTTGCCAGCCTGGCCCTGACCCTGCTTGCCCTGAAGGCTGCCCTCGCACTGGCCCCGGCCCTCACCTTGCCAG GGCAGGCCGTGTGCCCAGAGCTCAGCTCCTCCGAGGAGGATTCCTGCACAATCTCCTGTGTCAACGATGAGAACTGTCCCCAAGGCACCAAGTGCTGCGCCAGGAGCCCCTGCAGCCGATCCTGTGTGGTGCCCCTCATAG TGCCTGTTCCAAAGGCTGGCCGCTGTCCCCGGGTGCGGGCCCCGCCGGCCCCTAAGCTCTGCTTAGAGAGAAACGAGTGCTCCAGGGATGACCAATGTATGGAGAACCAGAAGTGCTGCTTCAGCTCGTGTGCCAGGAGGTGTACGGTCCCCACCACAG GTGGCTCAAAGTGCAGCTTAGGGCAGTTCCCCAAGTATGGCCCACTTCGGCAGCAGCGTCACCTGGTGGTGTCAGACGGCTCCACCTAG